In Candidatus Beckwithbacteria bacterium, one DNA window encodes the following:
- a CDS encoding LytR C-terminal domain-containing protein codes for MVKFSARKKRHNFKKTQAIFAKFSKKLPAPGYYFQKNKTIFFVLIGVIMVLCLAELWNNLRFSVWDGQSQLNLSLVQGEALSYVKINPELEEVLILTFPDNAMVQVAKGFADYQASKIVRLAKQEKIPVGKLTSQTMTIFLGSLTDGYIVSSVQSSTFSNLVFKALTKRASTNLSSWDLFRIWLLLRNMRSDQVKTVDLSQTGAYQLTTLPDGSKVYQINYDLLDEWVLRELAQPEYLNQSLRWEIFNSTDHVGLGQALKRIVANSGFEVIGVRQENKPVETSVLFINNKSVNKDKIAKIAKYLGLKINEHPVQTKGSAADIEIVIGEDFWQRFFNKSN; via the coding sequence TTTCTAAAAAATTGCCTGCTCCTGGTTATTATTTTCAAAAAAATAAAACTATTTTTTTTGTATTGATTGGAGTGATCATGGTGCTTTGTCTAGCTGAACTATGGAATAATTTACGTTTCTCGGTTTGGGATGGCCAATCACAACTTAATTTAAGTTTAGTGCAAGGTGAGGCGCTTTCTTATGTCAAAATAAATCCGGAGTTAGAAGAAGTTTTAATACTTACCTTTCCAGATAATGCTATGGTTCAAGTAGCTAAAGGTTTTGCTGATTACCAGGCTAGCAAAATTGTCAGATTGGCTAAACAGGAAAAAATTCCAGTCGGGAAATTGACTAGTCAAACCATGACGATCTTTTTAGGTAGCTTAACTGACGGTTATATTGTTAGCTCGGTACAAAGCTCCACGTTTTCTAACTTAGTTTTTAAAGCTTTAACTAAACGAGCTAGTACAAATTTGAGTAGTTGGGACTTGTTTCGAATTTGGTTACTACTGCGTAATATGCGAAGTGATCAGGTAAAAACTGTTGATCTGAGCCAAACCGGAGCTTATCAGTTGACCACCTTACCAGATGGTTCCAAAGTGTATCAAATTAATTACGATCTGCTTGATGAATGGGTGTTGCGGGAACTGGCTCAGCCGGAATATCTGAACCAATCTCTGCGGTGGGAAATTTTTAATAGCACTGACCACGTTGGACTAGGACAGGCTTTAAAGCGAATTGTAGCTAATTCTGGTTTTGAGGTCATAGGAGTGCGTCAAGAAAACAAGCCAGTAGAAACATCAGTTCTTTTTATCAATAATAAATCAGTAAATAAAGATAAAATCGCAAAAATCGCAAAATATTTAGGCCTAAAAATCAATGAACATCCAGTTCAGACAAAAGGATCAGCAGCTGATATTGAAATTGTAATCGGAGAAGATTTTTGGCAGCGATTTTTTAATAAATCTAATTAG